The DNA segment ATCAGCAAAGCCATGATCGCTTGGCGTAGAAAAGTAGTAACCACGCTTATCCAATACCCAAGTATGAGAACCTTTACGCTTCCAACTCTGGTCTTCAACAAATGGCGCGACCCATTCATCCTTAAGTGACACAATACTTGGCCATTCACCGTCTGAGTCCATACGCAGGTCACGAATTTCTTCATGTGCTAAACGCAGCTCTGACAACATTGCCAAGTTTTCTTGTTCAACATCAGTTACCAGAATTTGATGATCAAGTACCACTTTCGCATGGGATTCTGCTTGATGAAATGGGATCGCGACCGTGGCAAAGCTCAGGATGAATACAATGATCAGCCCTACCCATTTACCCTCTCTGCCACCCGTATCAGCACGTACGCCTTGGATCATCATTTTTCGCTGATCTCAACAACGTCGACTTCAACAGGAAACTCGTGGCCTGAATCAAACACAAGGTAAAACTCAGTATCTGGGTTTGGAAACTCAACGATGGAGCGCTTATCCGTCATCTGTTTTGCAATCAAGTTGTCTTCGTAGTCGTACATTTGAACCGCGTAATCAATCGCTTTACTACCATCAGAATAACCCGCTTCACAGGCCACAGTTTTGCCTTCAAACCAGCAGCTCATCAATGGAAAGTGTGCTTGCGCAGGTAATGCAGCGAAACCAAGTCCTAGAGCTAAGCAAGGAGTCATCAAAGCGTTAAATTTTGTTTTTATTGTCATGGTTCATACCCTAGCCACAGTGCAAATTCTCAGTAGTAAACTGAGCGATAAAGGGCTCAAATGAGCCCTTAAGTTTTTTGGTCTTTTAATCAGGGATCTAGCCCCGATATCACAATTATTGAAGCAGTGCTTCGAACGTTAGGTGAACGTTCGCGCTTGCTTTGTCAGCCAGTGGGTTGTCAATCAACTCACCTTTGTAGTTCGCTTTCATTACGTAACGGCCCGCTACGTCTGGAGTGAAGGTAATTTCACCGTTCTTGTCACTCACAACATCAATCTGCTCTTGGTGGTTGCGGTAAAGCGTGCCTTCACGAGTGATCTCCGCTTTCACGTCTTTTTGAATTTCACCGTTGTAGAAGAATTGGAATGTCACCGGTTCGCCTTCAATGATGTCTGAAGGGTGCGTTACTGGCTTCATTTCAAGTAGCTTGCCTTCAATTTTGAAGACTGAATCCGATGGCTTACCTACTGTGATGTAGCTTTCTGCACGAGTGAAGCTGATTTGTGTTACCACGTCACGCGACTTTTCAGGAAGAACTGAATCACGTTCCGCTTTGTTTGCTTTGATCCATTTCACTGTGTCACGACGACCCGCTTTGTACTGTGTGTAGTAAGATGGCTGGTTGTTGATCGCAACTTTGTGTGTACCTTCTTCTTCAAAGTAGAAATCGAAGATTGAACGACGTTTGCCGCGAACAACAAAGTTAGGACGTTCGCTACGGCCATCAGGCATGATGACATGTGCATTTTCACTGCCTGCAGGCTTATCAAAAACAAACGTACCGTGAGACGCAGTCACATCGAACGTTAGCCAATCACCGCCTTCTTTCGATACGGTAAAGTGTGATGGCAAAATCCAGCGTGGGTGAGCTTGTGCTGTTGTCGTAACCGCTAGGCCGAACGCCATAACACCCGCTAGTGCAAGTGCCTTAATTTTTGTCTGTTTCATCATGTTCAATTCCATTATTTATAATTGTTAGCCGTGTCGCTCTATCTGAGCCTACGATGACGACTGTCTATTCTGTTCAGTTTGCTTTTGCTATTCGCACTTACTATTTAGCGATGTAGTTCAGAGTGATTTCACCCGTCTCTTCTGTCGCCTTTAACTCATAAGAAGCGTTTGAATCTGTTAGCGATACTTTTTGACGAAGGTAATTACGGCCGCCGTGTTCACGTACAACCTCGATATGAACCGTGTACTCACCCTGTTCTAGAGTTTGACCATCATCGCTCTTACCATCCCAAACGAAACGGTACTGGCCAGCAGGGCGCGTTGCAGAGGTCACTGCATCAACCAATTCACGATCGTAACGTCCCACTTTTCTCCACCAGCTGCGTAAGTCTTTAAGCCATTCATCTTTACCGACCCAAAGCTCAATGGTTTTCACTGACTTTCGTTCGCTGTTCTCTACCCACACCGCCACATAAGGACGCGCGTACATAGAGGTATCAATCTTTGGAAGCTTAAAGTTCACATCAAGTTTTGCCGTATCAGGGATCGCTTGTGCCATACCTAGGCTTGGCAAAAGAGATAAAGCAAGAAGCGCCTTGCTCCAGTTCATTTTTTTCATGTTTAACAACCTTTTAAATCCGTTTAACCTTTAGTTCGTTCTTCAGGCTGATTCATCAAGCAGACTCATCAACCTAATGGAGGGTTAAGGTACGGCGACAAAATAGATAGCAAGCGAGATTGCAGACCCAAATACCATCCATTTAATGGAGGTATTCAGTGTTTTTTTCTTAGGTAACAGTAAGCACACGCCTGTAAGTACAAAGAAGATCATCAGTAGCGCTGTGATATCGATGAACCATTTCCACACCTCACCGCTGTTACGGCCTTTGTGTAGGTCGTTCAACAGTGCAATCGCGCCGTAGTTCGTGGTTTCGACCTCGACCATTTCAGATGTCACGTCAACAAATACAGACGCGTTGTAACCTGGTCCTTTAAAGTCCATGGACACTTCTCCAATCAGCAACTCACCGTCTTCAATTTCGGCGTAGATGTCTAAACCAGAAGGAACGCCAGACAAATTAGCCTCTTCAAACAGAAATGTTTCGAAGGCACTTTCGTCGGCTTTTAATCGTCCGTCTTGGATCGTGAACAAACTCGTAGGAAGCTCTAAAGTAGAGCGTTGGATATTAGGTTGGCTTGATTCAAATAACTCAGGTCTATTCAGGGTGATGCCTGTCACTGAGAAGAAAAGAACAACGAACAGAAGTGCCATTGAAATATAAACATGAAGTCGACGAGCCCATGATTGAACCGCCCTACTTTTTAACGACATACAAACCAATACCTATAAATTTTATGGCGTCAATTTAGTTGATAATCATTCGTATTGGCATTCAATTTACATTGTTTACGTTTGCCGAGCGGCGTAAGGAAATTTACATAACATTACATGGGAAGTAATCGAACTGTATGCATATTCTTGCTAACTTGTACTAAAGGGAATTGATAGCTTGTATTTGAGGTCATCGATAGTAAGGTCAAACCTCGAAAAATCTCAATATCAACATGCTTGATTGAGGTTGGTTTAAGGTAGCAGTTGTGGCTTTAAGGAATGAAAGTTGGGACTATTTAAGCTTCGTGACTATTAACCTTTGGGGCTATTTGATCTTTGGAACATTTTGAAGATCATACACAAACGGCGGACTCTTCGGTTGATGCGGTTTGTTAAATACAGACTAATAACCGATTTAACGATAGCTAATAAGGCTTAAAGGGATTTTGAAATGCGTATTATTGTTTTGGCTTTTACAGCGCTCGTAACAGCGTGCAGTAGCTAAATGAGCAACACAGAAGAGCACGTCCAAGAATACATCGGCTCAGACATAACCGATGCACAAGAGCAGTATCTAACCGAACGCTCACGCCCTGTTAGTTTTTGGGCATCTAGAAACTATGCCTGGGCTGAGACGAAGAAACCACTAGATAATGGTTACACTTTACATGCCTTTAAGAACCCTTATCGTGACTGCACCATTAACTGGGTCGCTAACACCAGTGGCGCAATTCAAAGTGCAACGCTTAGTGGCACGATGTGCGAGCCTTAATCAATCCATTCCAATCGAACAATAACGCTAGATGAGCTAAAGTCCCAAGATGGGCTTAAGTCGCCTAAATTAAAAAGGGTGTCATTTGAACGATCAAATGACACCCTTTTGCTTTTCTTGTTTCTTATGCGCTGTTCTTGTCTTCTGTTTGCGATGAGCGGTTAAACGTTTCCGTTGTCACTAACCGTTCTAAGCTGAGTCAGGTATTTAATCCAGCCTTTCGCCTCAGAAGATGGCTCAATGTTATTGGCACGCTTGGCTTGAGCAAGGGCGTTATCAAGATTCTTTAGCTTGTACCATGAACGCACTTTCGCTAAAGCAACGTCGGCTTGTTTGTTTTTGTCTTTCACTTTGTCTAAAACAACCAACGCTCGGTCGTAGTAACCCTGCTGAACCAATAGCTGTGCCACATTCCAGTGGTATTGAGTGTCTTTTTTAGACGCTAACGTCCACACTTCAATGGCATTGTCCCACTCTTTCGCTAGCTGCCAGTAGGTTGCTTGCTCAGCCAAAAGTTGAACGTCACTGTTCGCGTCATCTAACTTACTTATTTCTTCAGCAGCTCGCTCTGGAATACCTCGTTTGGCATAAAGCTGTGCTAATAAACGGCGATCCGAATTTTTAAGCTCAACGCCCTGTAAATCAGCCAGTGCTAACGTGTTCAATGCATCACGATTACGTTCCAATCTTAGCTGAATACCGACAAGTTGACGCCACCAGTTATCTTTCTCTGGTTGAAGTTCAATGAGGCTTTCCAGTGTCGGAATAGACTGCTTCCACTGTTTTAACTGAAGCTGTGCGCCCAATTTTAGCGATAGAGGCGACAACTCTGCTTTTGAATTGAATTTGTCTCGATTACCGATGGCCACTAGGACTTTCGACCAGTTTTCAATTTGGTATTCAGCTTGTGCAATTCGCATCCAAAGCGTGTCTTTCTTTTCCTTTTCTGGCGCTGTTTTCACTAACTCGTAATAGTGCGAAAGCGCATTTTTAAACTGCTGATCGTTCAACAACAAATCAGCCAGCATGCGCTTGGTTATCCAAGCTTGCTCATCAACAAGTAAATTACTGTCGACCGCATAAGTAAGCTGCTTAATTGCCGTGTCGGTTTTTCCATCTTGCCAGTAAAACACACCCAGCATACGAGCTACGTATGCTTTGTCGTAGCCTTTAGAAAGCTCCAAGCCTGCAAGTACGTCAATCGCCTGTTTAACCTGTTCATCTTGAGCAAGCTTATGCGCCTTTTGAACACGAATAGCAGTATATTGAGTCAGCTCTTTTGCTTGTGTTGTAAGGGGCATTAACAACAAGCCCACTAATATCCATATCTGTTTCATCATTTTGCCAACTTAAACTCTAGTTTCACGGTTTGACCAACCTGAGCTATCGCTTTTCCATCGACGACTTTTGGTTGATATTTCCATTTTTTAAGTGCTCTCATCGCTTCACGTTCAAACATACGACGTGGGTTTGCGTCAGTGACTTGAATGTCAATTGGGCGTCCCGTTTCATCGATGGTAAAAGACATAATGACATGGCCTTCAGCGCCGCGCTTCAGCGCTTTTGCTGGGTAACGAGGTTCTACTCGATATAAAGGCATTGCCTGTTGGTTCGACCCAAAATCCGAAAATGTCGGCGCGTTAATCGCGAGGCCATCAACCGATGTATTCAAATCCAATGAAGGCAGTGAAGACATCGAATTCAGAGGCGTAACTTCAGCTTGTGACTGAGACGTTTTCGCTTCCGGTGGCGGCTCTGGCATTTCTGGTTTTTCAGGGACTGCACGCTGTCTTCTTTGGACTTCTTGTTCTTGTTCCACCATCACCATATTGAAACTTAACGTCTCACTATTATCTGGTGAACGTTGGTGGCCATTATCGACCATCCAAGCCATAAAAGAAAACAGAGCTAAGCCCAATGCGCCCGCTAGCGGTAAAGCAAGAAATAGGCGAATCATTTATGAAGATCCTCCAAGATCATCGCTTTTCAGCAGCAAGCGCAATGTTTTTAACACCCGCACCTTTAGCAGCGTCCATCACTTTAACAACCGTACCGCTGTAAGCGTGTTCATCCGCTTGAATAACCAAAGAAGCATCAGGTTGTTCTAGCAACAAGTGTTCTAACGTTGCTTGGACACGCTCAACATCAACAACACGTTTATCTATGAAGATGTCATTCGCAGAAGTAATCGCTACAAAGATGCCCGCATCTTTTTGGCTTACTACGTTAGAAGCTTGTGGGCGATTGACTTCAACCCCTGATTCACGAACAAATGAACTGGTCACAATAAAGAAAATAAGCATGATAAATACAATATCAAGCATCGAAGTAAGGTCTATTTGAGCCTCTTCGTTTTTAGAATGACGTCGACCGAGTCTCATCGTTGACTCCTTAAAGATTTTTCTAATTTCAATTCTAAGCGGTTACACACTTTCGCTAAACGAGCGTGAACAAACATGCCCGCTAATGCAGCAACCATACCCGCCATGGTTGGCAGTGTTGCCAACGAGATACCTGAAGCCATCAATTTAGGGTCACTGCTTCCTTGAGTCGCCATGACATCAAAAACAGAGATCATACCGGTAACGGTACCTAACAAGCCCAACATAGGACAAATCGCGACTAACAGCTTAATAAAATTCAAGTTTTGGTTAAGTAAGATACTCGCTTGGCCTAACCAACCTTCACGAATGGCTTTAGCATGCCAAGAAGAGTGATCTTCTCTTTCATGCCACTTTGTAATCCAAGCTTGGCGTTGCTTTGGAAAGTAGAACGCTAGATAAAGCACACGTTCTACCACAAGCACCCAATACACTAGGACAACAGCGGCTAGCCACCACAGGACGAAACCGCCCTGCTCCATAAAGCTTGATAAAGACAGCAGCCAGTCACTCGTTAACCAACTTGCTGGTAATAGAGAACCCGACAAAATATCCATTACGCAGCAGTCCCAACTGGTGAGACAACAAGTTTTGATTCAACCGTCTTTTCTGCCTGCTCAGCAACAAGGCCAATCCCTTGTTTCTCAAGAATATTGCGAATGTTCTCTGATTGAGTGCTAAGAATGTTATGTGCCAGTAGTAGTGGCATTGCAGCAACAAGACCAAGTACGGTTGTTACAAGCGCCATCGAAATACCACCCGCCATCACTTTAGGGTCGCCATTGCCAAACTGTGTAATCACTTGGAATGTTTCGATCATGCCGGTTACGGTACCCAACAAGCCAAGCATAGGTGCGAGCGCTGCTAGAAGTTTCAGCATCGACAAACCTTTCTCTAGGTGAGTCTGTTCATCAACGACCGCTTCTAAAAGACGTAGCTCAAGTGCTTCAACCGTTTGGTTTTGTTCTTTGTTGTAAACCGCAAGAACGCGACCCAGAGGGTTGTCACCCGCTTGTTCAGGGTTCTTAAGTTGTGCGCGAATTTTCTGACGAGCGATAGCCAAAGAAATACCACGAACTAATGCGATGATTAAACCAATTGCCAACAAGCCAAGAATCACTTTACCAACAACACCACCCGCTTGAAGGCGGTCAGTTAGGCTTGGTTCCAAAGCTAATTGATCTAGCATGAATCCACGGGAGGGATCGACTACCACGTTAGACACTTCGCCATTAGCTAATGTAGAAAGCGACGCCAGTGTTGGACCATTTGATGGCTGCTTCAAGTAAACAATCGCATCTTGGTGCTTAGAGTCCCACCATACGTAACCTGGTTCTGCAACCAAACCAATAGAACCAAGGCGATAAACTTCTGCACTTTCAGTTACTCCCTCATCATTAACAAGAGCAACAGTCGATTTGCTTATCTCCGAGCTCGCTTTGATTTGCTCCATCATGCTTAACCAAAGGCCTGTTAATTGAGACATCGAAGGCAATGATTTAGCGTCCACGATGTCATAAACAGTTTCTGTGTAAACAGCTCGATCGACATTAGTAACGGTGTCAGATAGTTCATGATCGAGATCTTTCGCGTTTTGTCTTACAACTCCAAACAACTCACCTAAGCTACCAGTCTCTAAACGCAGTTTCTCTTCTAAACGAGCCAGTTTATTTTCGTTATCACTGAATGTACTCGTTAGAACGTCTGTCGCGTTTTGAACCGATGTACGTTTCGCATCAAGCTGTGCTTTGATGGCTTTGAGTTCTTGTTCTGTCTTTTTGAAGTCAGCCTCACGCACCACGTTGTGAGAAGCTTGAGTGCGGCTTTCTGATTTTGCTTTATTAACTAGCTGAGCAGTCGTGTCTGATGCAGAGAAAGCAGAAAATGAAATGGACGTAATACAAAGCAATGCTGCTAATGGCTTAAAGTTCATTACTTAACCTCCGCAACAGTTAAAGAAACAGGTAAAGTGATTAAGCTTGGAGATGCTTGCTTATTAGCAATATCGTACGCTTTGTCCAACTCAGATTTCATCGAAGAATCAAGCTCTTGCCATTGAGCGCTATTTTGGTCCCAAGACCAATATTGAGTACCATTCAAGTTACGAGCGACTAGTGAAATACGTCCAAGATGCAAAACGTCAACTTCAAGTACTTTATCTTTACTTAACTCGACACGGCTTGAATAAGAACTGAGCTTAATACCGTAATCCACTTCAATTTGATACGCCTCTAAGATACGGCGATATTTTTCAGCGTCGCTGACATCAGCACGAGTTATCATCGCTTTCAGCTTTTCAACGCGACGCAGACGGCTCTTTTTCTTGAAAGGAAGATCACTTTCAATAACTTCTTGGAGGCCATCGATCATCTTGTACATTAAAGGCACAACACCTTGACGCGTTAGCTTAATTTCATCGATCTGCCCTTCAATGCTCTGAGCTTCTTGATTCTGGCTTTCAACCAATGCAGCAAGGTGATCGTGATAGATTTCTAGATTTTTCACTTCTTCTTGCAGACGCTCAATCTCAGCTTGCAGCATTAAAGTCGCTTGTGAGCTTTTATCAATAACCTTTTGGCTCGAAGCCGACGCGTTATTGGTCTTGTTTTGAATTGATTGAGCTTGATCCAAGCTGTTTGCCATAGAAGACGTTGCAACCAAACTGATGGCAAGCGCTAGGCTAGTTTTTAAAAGATTCATAATTGTAGTCATTTACTATAAGAAGAAGGTCAAATGAGTTTTATTGATAAGCAGTCTCATTATCATTAAAAGTCACTCGCATTACTAGGGATATTTTTACTAAATAGCAGAATCACGAAAGGGGAAAGTCGAAACCTTCCCCTTAGTATTTAAGCTATCAATGACATCCTACAGACAAATTAGTATTTAACCTGCAGTGTTGCCATGTAGTTGCGGCCTTCGCCGATTACTACGCTACTTGTGCTGCCGCCTTCAAGGTAATCTGTATCAAACAGGTTTTCTACATTGAAACGAGCAACGAAATCTAGGTTTTCGTCATACTTCATTGTATGGGCGATACCCATGTCTACACGAGTGTAAGCATCTTTCTTAAACGTGTTAGCGCTTTCTGTGTAACGCTCACCTACATGGTAAACACCTAGGTTTACATCAGTACCATTGTTGAATGCATAAGTAGACCAAATACTTGCAGTAAACTCAGGAACGTCTGCTGGAGTTTTACCTTCAAGTGCAGGATCATTTTGGTATTCAGCATCCAAGAACATGGTTGATGCACTCAAAGAGAATGCTTCCGTCATGTAACCAGTAGCCGACAGTTCTACACCAGTATGAACTTGTTCACCAACTTGGCTTGTGCGTGTCTCTTTGCCGTTATTATTAGCTGGATCTAGATCTTCAGTCACCTGCATGTTCGATTGAGTGATCTGGAAAAGCGCTCCAGATACGAACAGACGTTCGTCAAACAGTTCCCACTTAGAGCCTAGTTCGTAAAGCGTACCCTTCTTAGCATCTTGAGACTGACCAAAGTTCACGTCATCTTTATCTGTGATTTCGCCAATAGGTTCGAAACTTTCAGAGTAAACCGCGTAAATCGAACCATTAGGCGCTGGTGAATAAATCACACCAAGCTTAGGAAGAATGTTGTTGTAGCTTTCTTCTTGATTAGAACTGCTCGTCGTTTTGTCGTAAGCGAAACGCACGCCACCAAGTACTTGCCACTGTTCAGTCAGTGTTACTAGATCTTGAACGTAAAGACCGTAGTGTTGGCTTTCAGAGTGAGACACTTCATTGTCGTTCTTGTAGCTAACGTTAGAAGGCATATTAAAGCCGTTACCACATGCAGCGGCAGCTTCTGCTTCTGTTGCGTTAACACATGTGTAGCCAGAATCGTATAAACGCTCGTAATCGTAATGAAGACCATTCACACCAACAAGTAGGCGGTGGTTTACACCTAGTGCATCGAAATCACCAGTAAAATCTACATAAGCCGTATCAAACGTCCATTCATCGTGACGGTCTGATACCTTGTAGCCGTAACCGCCGCTCTTATCGCTATATACTGTGTTGTTTGATTCTGTACGTTGACGTTCATAGAACTGACGGCTGATGCCTGTCTTCACAGACCAAGCGTCGTTCAAGTTAGCGGTTACCGATGCACCGTAGTTTGCAACGTCGTTATCTGTTTGAGCAAAGCGTTGGTCATTAACCGTGTTAGGGTCGATAACTTTACCAGTAGAAGTATCGATTTTAGAACCGTTGTCTAAATCGCCCTCTTCAATAGTGCGGTCGTAGTGCACAGACAACATGATGTCTTCGTTAATATCGTAATCAACAAATAGGCCACCAACAAAGCGGTCTGTCTCTACATCTGTACCATCAAAACGTGTGCGGTAAGAGTCTTGATTTTCTTGTGAAACAATAAGACGAGCACGTAAGGTTTGGTCATCGTTCAATGAGCCACTTACATCAGCAGTAGTACGAGTGTAGCTATCAGAACCAATATCTTGGCTTACGTTAACTTGAGTTTCATATGTTGGCTTCTTAGAAACCATATTCACAAGACCGCCAGGAGCAGACTTACCGTAAAGTAGACCAGCTGGGCCTTTCAATACTTCAACTCGCTCCAAAAGCTCTACTGGCTGACGGTAGTGAGACCAGTGTTGGACGCCATCACGCAGGTAGCCAGAGCTACTCTCCAAATCAAAACCACGAAGCGTGAAACGCTCACGGTTAGTTGACTTAGAACCCGCACCAACAGATGCGTCGTTTTTAAGAACTTCACCTAACGTACTTGCACGCTGTTCATCGATGATTTGCTCATCGATTACTGAAACTTGTCCCGGAGTCTCTAATTGAGTCGCCTCCATGCGCATTGCTGTTGTGTTTGTATCGGCCTTGTAACCGTAGTCACGACCTTCAACAACCATGTGTTCGTCTGTTTTTACTGTTTCTGCCAATACTGCTGGTGAAGCTAATACTGCGCCGATCACTAAGGCCAATGGGCTCTTTGAAAACATGTCCTTTACTCCGCTTTTATTCTTTTGTACGAGCACTTTGTTATTTATTCGATGTGCTCGGTTGAACCGTTTCCGGTACCACTGAATCATTTCGGGAGTGAATATAAGTGATAATTATTACCATTTGCATTAAATTTACATTCTTTGCATTCGTAAAGATTTGTAAAGCCCACTGAACGTACACTTTCTTTAGCTCAACAAAATCAATTCAATACGTTAATTGAGCGTGCAGATCTGTAAACATGAATTCAACATTTCACTATAAGGTCATTGGTCTGATCAATCTAAGCAGCCAAGATCAATACAAATACTGTCTTGTCTTATTTACTACCTTTGAAACGACTGATTGATGTATAAAACCCTCGATAAATGTAAATAAATGGTGAATTATTTTGTTTTTATTTGTTTAATTTACACGATTATCAGTGATTCTGATCACATCTATAATTTCAAACTCATTTTTTGTTTTTCGATTTGATCAACCGACTGCTAATCTCCCGCTCACTTTGAAAAGGTATCAAAGTTATAAATAATAAGGAGTGTTCTAAATGAATACCAAGAAACCTATGTCTTTAACTGGTCGAGTTATCCTCGGTATGGTCGTGGGCATATTAACGGGATTTGCCATTCAATCCCTTTTTGCAGACAGCGGATTTGTTAACAACTACATCGTTAACGGACTCTTTGAAGTAGGCGGACAGATTTTTGTCGCCAGTTTAAAAATGCTTGTTGTGCCACTAGTCTTCGTTTCACTAGTGTGCGGTACAAGCTCTCTTAAAGACTTATCAACTCTTGGCCGTATGGGTGGCAAAACGCTTGCACTTTATATCGGTACTACAGCCGTTGCTATCACTCTAGCACTCACTATCGGTAACCTGTTCCAACCTGGAGCTGGTGCGGATCTTACTGCTGCGAGCTCTTTCAAATCAGCGGACGCCCCTTCTTTGGGCCAAGTAATCATCGACATGTTCCCAACCAACCCTATTCAGGCGATGGCTGAGGGCAAAACGCTGCAAGTTATCGTATTTGCTGTGTTGTTTGGTATTGCAATCAGTGCAGCGGGTAAACCTGGCGAGCGTATCGCAGCGGTTTTCTCTGACTTGAACGAAGTGATCATGAAGCTTGTTGCTCTTCTGATGAACCTGGCGCCTTACGGTGTGTTCTTCTTGATGGCGAAGCTGTTCTCTGGGCTTGGTTTAAGCGCAATTTGGAACCTAGCAGAATACTTCTTAGTACTTGCTGGTACCCTACTTCTACACGGTTTGGTTACCTACAGTGCAATGCTTAAAGGATTCACAGGCCTAAGCCCGATTACGTTCTTACGTAAGATGGAAGATGCAATCATGTTTGCATTCTCAACGGCATCTTCAAACGCAACGATTCCAGTAACGATGGAAACGGCTAAAAACCGCATGGGCGTAGACAACAAAGTCGCTTCTTTCACTGTACCGCTAGGTGCAACAGTGAACATGGACGGCACTGCTATCATGCAGGGTGTTGCAACGGCATTTATCGCACAGGCATACAACATCGACCTGACCATGGGTGATTACCTTATGGTTATCCTAACAGCGACATTGGCGTCTGTTGGTACTGCAGGTGTTCCAGGTGTAGGTCTTGTTATGCTAGCGATGGTATTGAACCAAGTTGGTCTACCGCTTGAAGGTATCGCGCTTATCATGGGTGTTGACCGTCTTCTTGATATGATTCGTACCGCAGTAAACATCACAGGTGATAGTGCCGTAACTATCATTGTGGCTAAGTCTGAAGGTTCTTTTGACGAAGCTCGCTTCAATGACCCTGCTGCTGGTGAGAAAGAAGAAGAAGTTAAGCTAACACGCCAACAGGCATAATCTAGCTTTTCTGTCGCTCTTACCTTCAAGCTAAGGCGTAATTAATGGCTATGCCTAGCTGATAATCAAAAGCGTATAAACAAAAACGCCACTGCTGATGCAGTGGCGTTTTTTATTGGGCTATGTTTCTAAGTTATATTTCTAAGCTATATTTCTGAGCTATATTTCTAAGCTATATTTCTAAGCTATGCTTCTTAGCACGCTTTCAGTCATAGTTATCTATGGAGCAAGACAGGTAACAGCAGGAAGCTAATCAGCGATTGGGAACATTAGATTTACTCTCAATCCCCCATCGTCTCTATTCTCAGCAGTAACCTGCCCATTCATCACACCCATGGCTTCCTTCACGATCGCTAGCCCAAGACCGTAACCACCAGACTGTTTATCACGGGCTGACTCTATGCGAGTAAACGGATCGAAAATCCCTGCAATCTTGTTATCAGGAATGCCATCACCGTCATCTTCTACAGATATGACACTGTAACGTTTATCGGTTAACAGTTCATAGGTAGTCACGACAACATGAGCATTCTCACCCGCATATTTGATCGCGTTACTGACCAAATTACCGATAACTCGCAGGAGTAACCTTTCATCAACATTAACCATTGATGTCGGCGTCTCTAAATCACCAATCAAAGTTTGATTCGGTTTTAAATCATTTTGCATCTGCGCGATTAGCATCGAACAATAATGCTCAAGGTGCATCAAGCTTGACTTGGAGTCATAGCGAGACGTTTCTAGACGGCTGAATTCAAGGATCTCACCCACCAGCTTGTTCATCTCTTCCGTTTCACTTTCCATTCGCTCAAGCAAGCCTATGCTCTTATCATCTACCTTACTGCGCAACAGGTGCAATGCGAGGTTTTGCCTTGCCAATGGTGTTCTAAGTTCATGAGACACATCGCGAATCAAACGACGCTGCTTTTCAGCGAGAGACTTGATCTCA comes from the Vibrio splendidus genome and includes:
- a CDS encoding dicarboxylate/amino acid:cation symporter; amino-acid sequence: MNTKKPMSLTGRVILGMVVGILTGFAIQSLFADSGFVNNYIVNGLFEVGGQIFVASLKMLVVPLVFVSLVCGTSSLKDLSTLGRMGGKTLALYIGTTAVAITLALTIGNLFQPGAGADLTAASSFKSADAPSLGQVIIDMFPTNPIQAMAEGKTLQVIVFAVLFGIAISAAGKPGERIAAVFSDLNEVIMKLVALLMNLAPYGVFFLMAKLFSGLGLSAIWNLAEYFLVLAGTLLLHGLVTYSAMLKGFTGLSPITFLRKMEDAIMFAFSTASSNATIPVTMETAKNRMGVDNKVASFTVPLGATVNMDGTAIMQGVATAFIAQAYNIDLTMGDYLMVILTATLASVGTAGVPGVGLVMLAMVLNQVGLPLEGIALIMGVDRLLDMIRTAVNITGDSAVTIIVAKSEGSFDEARFNDPAAGEKEEEVKLTRQQA
- a CDS encoding sensor histidine kinase, which gives rise to MSKKLLRCPDFIAKRKDGLTFQLFSYLTVILVSILTLQGVAERALMKALLKVPESVKAEMLDLAYQANVLIEEGDMDELADWGNAQQYYLFVIDKDNRPVTHRHMHPHFEFKLKYLRTLDHQLSDRVSKPIFGLPLNNGKTLVIQLPHQFHPAKSFAPYSYMLKAVIALIVLSLFSIIMAKSLQQPLDRLREASRRLAQGDFTVSVVSELNSTTREFNELAHDFDHMTVEIKSLAEKQRRLIRDVSHELRTPLARQNLALHLLRSKVDDKSIGLLERMESETEEMNKLVGEILEFSRLETSRYDSKSSLMHLEHYCSMLIAQMQNDLKPNQTLIGDLETPTSMVNVDERLLLRVIGNLVSNAIKYAGENAHVVVTTYELLTDKRYSVISVEDDGDGIPDNKIAGIFDPFTRIESARDKQSGGYGLGLAIVKEAMGVMNGQVTAENRDDGGLRVNLMFPIAD